The sequence AATGCCATAGTGGTTGGCCAATGTATCCACATGCTCAGCCTGCATAGCTTCGTTGTCTCCAACGGGACTATAGCCTCTGAGCAGCCTAATCCATTTTTCGCCTTTTTTTGATGTGCTCATGGTCGCGTCGATTAAGACTTAAAGTTGACAAATCAAGCAACCTTCACGGCGTTGCGGTTCTACTTTTAACCCACCTAATGTCTGGGCTAGAGATAGATTGAACTGCTGTTTACCGAGTCTCTCTTGCGATTTATTCCAGTTGCTCTCAATTAGAGCCATTCGTTCTGGCTTTTCTAGTTCAGTTAAAGACTCGTTACCGCACCAATAAAACACATTACCGTTAATGTGATTTGGCTTTTCATAGGATTTTGCTTCTTCGTAAAGATCTGGGTAACGTTTTTTGAGGCGAACCCATTCTATTTTTTGCTGATAAAAACAAAAAAAACAACCGCTCCGAGTACGTCCCCATTCTGTATATGGCGGCATGCCTAAGCCGGATTCTTCAAGAATACGCTGGACTCCCTCGTAGGCTATACCGTCTTCTCGAAACGGGAATACAGCACGAATATTCGGTTTGTGGCTAATGTAGCCAACCCGATCTTCATCCGCCCGAATACCAACATAATTGATACAGAAATCGTCACCTATATAGTTCTCAAACGGTTTCAACTTCATCAGATCAGTGCACCAGCGCCTATGTGTCGACGGCAGCATCCCGCCTTTAATTCTTAGGATATGATCAAACGTCGTACCAAATGTGGTGCGAACAATTTTTTGCCCCAGATAGCCTTCTAACCGTTCAAGATATTCGTACGTGTCGGGTAATTCTTTTCCGGTATCGTGAAAAATGTATTCTATGTTTCCCACTCGATCGCGAAGATAAACTGCCAACGCAGCGCTATCCTTCCCCCCAGAAAGACTGAGGATATGGCGAACTAATTTTGGATCTTCTGGCCAAGTAACAGCAGAAGAACTAGATTTTTCAGTCATAGCTTCCTTAAGTTTTATTTTCGCTTTCCAACCGTGCCCAGATCGCTTTCATGGCAGCAGCCATACCGTAGCGGCCATGCTGCGCAAGAATATCTTTTATAGCAATCTCGGCGGTTGCAATTCGTGCGTCATCCATGCCATCCCAATTAATGAGGTCACCCATCTCGGTGCCATCACTCTTAGTTAGTGCAATACGACAGGCATGTCCATTCAGTTTTTTTGTCGTTCCAATTAATGCCATCTCTGTACGTAAAAACTTGCCTGCAGCAAGCTCCAATTGATGATTGAATTCACTCTCATCTTTGTCCGTCCAACGTTCTGGCGATTTCCTAGCCAGTAAATTGGCTATAGATTCTATCCATCCTCTGTGATCTAAAATTTTGTCAGATAAACGCAGTGCAAATGCTTTCAACGCCGGCTCGGTCACTGCTGCACCTAATTGTGCAGCTCGGTCCATGATATTTTCGCGGGCTTGCTGACCGGTTAGATCAATTTTAAATGCGGCGGTTATCGAATCGCTCAGGCGTTGAATCAAATTTGGATAAGCAGTTCGAATTTCATGCAATGCAGTTTTGAGGCCCGCTGCAAATAACTCCGGATTTTTCAACCCACCTTTACCGACCGGTGACAGGCCGCATGCCTCTGGAAGTGTTGTAAAGATTAGCTTAATTGGTTCGCGCGCATCCAGAAGCGCTGTTCTTACAGTAGATGCAGCAGCTGATAATATATGCGTTTTTCGCGCATAATCTGGTACTTCTCGACTGATAAATATCGCCAGCGGTCGAATGAGATCAAGAAGGTCTGTTTTCGATGCATCACGTGGATTGATTTTTAGCTGAGTCAGTAGATTATTCAAAACTTCAGCCCGTACTGTGTCCAATTCACAGTATTGCAAATGGAAATGCTGCGGCTCTTTCATCAGGCGCAGAAAAGCCTCTCCACTAACTTCGTGTAAATAGGTCCCATCTTCATACAGAGCTACTCTTTGATGATATGTGGCTAGGTATATCGCGACAATGAATGGCTGTAAGCCTTCGCGAATTCCGAAAGGGGGAAGAGACAATGCATCGAATACCTCTAAAACAGGAACGAGTGCATCAATTCCTTTTAATTGAAGCACATCAGTGATGTGCTCAAGGGCTGGCAATACACGGCAATGATCGTCCTTTGGCTTTGGTACCCGAAACGCCCATCCCGCTTTGGTTTCAACGTGGATTTTTCCATATTTCAGGATTGACAAATAGAGCGCCATTTCTGGCGGTCGCTTATTGATATCGAATCCCAGATTCGGCTTATCCGAAAAAGCTACCATGGCATCCACCAGCTTCGTTCTCGCGCCAACAGCTGCACCACTAGGATATCGACGGTTGATAAGTTCGTTGAGAATCCGTGGCGAGCATGGGTAGATGCGCCGACATTCGTCACCTAGAAACGTGAGTAATTCTCTTCCAGTAGCAAGGACCACCGGAGAAGTGGACTCTCGATGGTGAAATGTCTGGCGCTTACCAGTAGAAACGGCGAGATTATCAATGCCACCGAGTTTGTCTCGAACATTTTTCTCCGCCATCTTGATTTGACGTGTTACTTCCTCGCGCGCAAAACGATCTCCAGAGAGTTGGGGAACGTTTTCATGCACCCACTTCCAAGCCATGAGATCGCGCATTGCTTTAACCGCTGCATTCTGGGGTAACCCGAGAGTAACATAGGCACCATCTGGCAGCTCCTGTGCTTTTACAGCAAGAAGTTTTTGAATCTTATTATGCTGACTCGTATCAAAAGGTAATGCAACATAGACGTTGAGATCAGCGCCTTTGCCGTCTAGTGTGGGCACATTCGCAAGAATGGTTTCTAATTCAGTTGCCGGAAATATGTGGACATTCGCGTATCTGAGTGTACCAGTGTCAGTGTAATAGGCGCGCGGAACGAGTGGTTCGGACTGGATATGATCACATAATTCGCGGATTCCATCGCCTCGATTAGAAGTAACTTCCAACGCCTGGGAAAAGGTTTCATCAAGATTCACGCTGGTGTGAGGCCAAAGACACAGTCCTCGAATCGTACCGCGTTCGTAAATGACCCCTCTTGCGCGAAGCTTTTCTATGGCTTTCGTTGTTGCTCGCCCTTTACCAACAGCAAGCACCACCGCCTCTTCCGTAGAAGGAAGGTCTGGTGCATCAAGTAAACTCAGCATCGCAATCGTCTTTAAGACCGCGTCCTCTTCAGGCGTTTCGATTTGTGTTGACGCAAGAACGGCCTCGATGACACCCCAGTGAGTGTACGCATTACCTGCAACTATCGTTGGGAGTAGATTCGAGCGGACATAGTCAAATACATTTGAAATTCGATAGTGACCGACTTCACCGATTCTTTGCGAAACGTGGCTCTGCAACCCCATTGGTTCGCCAGAAGATATGAAACTAAAAAGTGACCTCTCGTTCTGTCCAAATTTTCGCATTGTGCGAATTAGCACTGGAAGAACCGTTGGATGAAGAGGAAAGATTTTAGCGCTCAGATCTATGAGAGATTCGGCGGCAACCGACCCATAGAGTCCTGCAGCTAATGCAGCACGCATCGCAGCATGCGATTCATTTTGAACAGACAAAGGCAGTCTGTCCATTTGAACATTTAAGGTAGCCGCTACCAACGTGGCTACTTGCTCTGTAGGTTGCGAATATACGATTTCCTCGAAACGCCCCGCTACCTTATCCCACTCTCGTTTTGACGCAGAATCAAGGCCAGACGCGTATGCCGCAACACCTTGGTGCAACATTGCGGCGACAACAAAAGTTTTTTCGCCACTACGACTTGCTTCCTCGGCCAATCGTTGAAGTAGAAAAATATCGTCAAATTCCGGATTTCTGGCAGCGTATTCTAGATTTTTTCCGAGCTCATCTAAAATCAAGAGAAGACCATTATGCTTCCGTCTCGCTTTAGTGACAGCTACCCGAACGGCAGAAAGAACTTCCTCAGTCGATGGACCTCGTTTCGAATCCCAGGAAATATTAAGGGCCCGCAAAATGGTTCGTCCGAGCGGTTCGCTATCGCCTGTTGCCATGGCAGGCAGGAGAGTCACTCTCCCAATGAATTTTCCGAGATCGCGCGGTAACTCAGTTTTCGCGCCCTTAGCTACACGAGCTAGAGCGAGCGCAAAGTCAGTTTTCCCAGATCCGTAGTCGCCGGCAATACGCCAGGCGCGCTGGGTTGAGTTTTGCCGGAAGCTTGCAGTGATACGCTCCAATGCTTGACGCGCAACGGGCGTCAAAATATAGGCTTGCGATGATCTTGGGTCCTCAATATCACGCTCCAAATGTACCGAGCGCATGAATCGAGGATGGATCTGCAAAAGTGAGGAAATTGGAGACTCCTCGAGTTTAGCTGGCTGTCTAGTAGTATGCATCGGTCAAAGAAAAATTGGGTTCTTGTAGGCGGCCGTGAGAGCTTCGTAGCCGCTATGCGCATTGAGCCGCTGGAGAAGCCTAACGTTAGCCGACTCGGTAAGCTGAAATATTTTTGGCTGAATGCGCGAAAGATTTTCAACGCGCTGAAGTACTTCCTTCTCTTGCATTTTCAGCAGACGGCCAGGGCTGTGCTCTCCTGAAACTAGCTCTTGCAGAGACACTGTTTTTTCTGCCGGGAATTTCCGATTCCACCAATCATGTATGAAAAAAGCGAAGAGTTGTTGGGGAATACTCGCTTTCTGCCCGATGTCGAACGTGTATAAAGATTCCCATTTTCCTGATGCATTTTGTCGTTCACCAACCTCACGGATTAGCCCCAATACCGACAGAGCACTGTCCAAATGGTCTTCACCCTTATTAATACGCGGCGGCCTATAGCTGTGTAACAAAACATCCCAGTGTTGTTTCAGAGTGACGATTGAAGCTTCTTTGTTGTCCTGCACAAACTCACGACGAAAGGCTTCAATTACATCCGTCGCACTAAACTCGGTGGTTGACCAACGATTGAACAGGCACTCCCACGCAAAAAGGGAATATTGCGCATTACTGCAGATTAGCCAGTGAAGAAGCCAACTTGATGAATGGTCTTCCAAGTATGGGTCTTGCCCGTCATTGGGAGAAAACACCAATTCACCAATTTGAGTTAGTGCCCAGCCAGATTCCTGCTTTTTTGCGACTTGAAAGGCCTCTATCCAGCATCGGAGAGATTCCACCATATTTTTGCCCAGCCCCATGGACGTAATGCCATGATCAATATCGGTAAGAGGATCTCGCCCTTCGTAAATTTCACGAATTGCCTTTGGTAACCACGCGATTCTGAGTGAAAACGATTGATGGCCTGAAAAACGAAAACGAACGTCCTTTTCTACGACCGGTCTAGCAATGGAAATTTCTGTGTTTGTTAGGATTTTTGACATGAGGAATCCGAGGAGGATAGGCTGCGCAACGGCAGACGAGCTACAGATTTAGGCTCTGTAGCGCGCAATTGAAAGAATGCCATTTCCGACTCTGTTTGCTTTGTATTAATAGCATACATAATATATAAGAACGCCGGAGTATATTCTATTAAAGTTAGCCACCCGAGATGCAAAATCTCGGGTGGAATTCGAGCGTTGCTGGCGCTTTCCGCCTGATGATATTTTGATCTACTCAATTACGTCCAAGTCCATCGCTTTCGCCAATATTTTCGCTGCCAGCCAATTGACGCTAACACGCTCACCGCGCTTTTGTTGCTCGCCTCCAGCAGCCACGACTAATGCGGCATGAAGTTCCGGCGGTATCCGCAAGAACAAAGTTTTGGCCGAAGCAATATCGGTTCCGATTTTTAGTGGAGGTGATTTTACTTTGTGCATAATTTTTCACTATCAATGCTAGCATAGATTTCATTGAAGTCAATGCTAGCATTGATTTCAGTCATAGAGAACATGCAAAATGCGTTCGGCTGCGTTTTAGCCGAAGAGAGTCACAAAATTCTCACTTGATAACGAATGTTGTTTATAGACTCACGGATTCAGGCACAATATCTGCTCGCAGAAATAGCTACCAGCAGCTCACTGAGGATATGCCGAGTCTCACAATGGACAGCTCCGGTTTGGCTGCATCACTCATGCCTGATGTTGCTATAAGACTAAAATTAGCAAGACAAACTCCTTCGGCAGTTGTAAGCCTATCCTCGTTTCCGTCACAAACGGCGGCTCAGCGTGCAATATTTGGACTTTACCGAAAAGCTTTGCGATTCGCCATTGCATCGTAAAGCGCATGATGTTCAGGAAGTTTGTTTGTCCTGTAAAAATCACAGCGAACCAACTCGTCGATGCTGTTACCAACGAACGTCTGCCGGCACCACTTCGGCACCTGATATTCCAAAGCATTGATCAATAGATCCCAGTCCGTCTGGGAATCAACACAGATTTCAATATGGTCCCGTTGAGCCCTGACAAGCTCTAGCCAAATTCGTAATCTAACGGACAAATCTTCCTTGGAATATATTGCGTCTGAAAAACGCCCGAGTAATGGAATAACCGTTTCCCGCACAAAATCACTGCACTCGCTCTCTGGATACGGAATTTCCGCATAAAACTCGTCGCCGGAATCTGTGACCATCCCGATGCTGATCAAATGTGGGCGAATAAAGTCTGTGAATTCCGTGTCGAGAAATATTTTTAGAGTCATCTTTAGATCTCGATCACCAGCGCCGGATCAAATGCTTCGTTTTCCCATTCAAGCTGAGCGACATGCGACGCCGTTCTTACATTGACGGGGTATCCACGTGGATTGGCAACGACGCGCGTGCCACCAATTTCGTAGTCAAAATTGTCGTGCACATGTCCATGAATCCACAAATCCACTTTCTCGATCAAGGGCGTCAGGTCGCTCACAAATGCCGCATTCAACAACGTGCCAGCGAAGCGCGGGTGAATCGAATTTGGATGTGGCCCGTGATGGGTGACAACAACGGTACGACCATCAAATTTTTCATCCAGCTTTTCTTCCAACCAAAGACGTGATTTTTGATGGATCTTCAAAGCATCTTGCGCAGTGAACCGCCCGTGCCTGCCGCGAATGACTTTATGATCATTCAAATTCCGTTCCGCTTCTCGCATGGCGGTCAGGGGATTAGATGGATCCACCCGGTAGTCGGTCCATAGACAACAGCCAAGAAATCGCACGTCATTGAGAATGTATTCCTTTCGCTCAAGGTAGTGCACGTTACCGCATGCCTCGAAATTTTCCATCTCGTCAACCAGGTCGAAATATTTTTCCTTGTAGGCTTCGTGATTGCCGCGCACATAGATCACCGGCACCGGCCAATCTGCGAAAGCACTGATCGCTTTGGTATTGCGGTGGATGTCACCGGCAATAACCAATACATCAGCTTCCGAGTGTTCAATCACGCGGTAATCAGGAAATCTCTGTTCCAGAAATTCCAGGTGCAAGTCGGAAGCGATTTGGATTTTCATTATTTAACGAAGGTGGAACTGTTTCATACTTCTATATTAGCCTCCAATTGCAGGAGGACCCTAGCTTTGCCGCCGATATTTGGATCGGCATGGCCAAGATAAATCTCGGCGAGTCGCGTCTTCAGCCCTTCGAACAATTCTGGACATGAAAGTCCCTTTTTACGATCAGTCTTAACCAGGCGGTACCTCTGCTCCTTGGGCCATCCATCTTCACTATGATCGATTACGATCCAATCTTCCCCATATAGATCGGCGTGCGTAATAAATCGTGCGATGTGCTCGTAGCGGGTAACTTTGTCGTACCAGTCTTCGTTATCGGAGTTCATGCTTCTTGAATTAGGCCCCATGACTGAGTGCCATGTGCTTCCTATCACGCGTGTTCTCAGCCGCTCAGGAAGCGCAGCTTTCGCACGTGGGAATCCGAGATGCCTTACCCATGGTGTCGACAACACGATAGATATCTCGGGAAATGGTACCAGCAAATCAATGAGTGGCTGTGCCCACATAAAGGTTTGCCCGCCTCTCGCAAGGATAGGGTGCCCTCCTATGAGGAAAACAGCGTCCGGATGTAATACACCGTCAAAATCAAGAAACAAGATCACGTTCTATATCTACCTGCTCATCACTGAAACTCTACAATTTCGCGTCCAATAAAACTCATCCTGTTTATCTTCGGATAGGTACTATCCAAAGATAAATGCTCCCACTTTACCCACTGCAAGGATAAGAAGACCGAGAACGATAATTGATCCCCAAATAACGAGGCCGCGTGCGGCCACGTACACGACACCAATCGCCCCAAAAATCTGTGCTATTCGCGAAAGCCAATTGGAACCAAAATCCCAACCGATTGATTCTTGAATTGCATGAGGCAATATCCATCCCGCAAATGCTGCAAAACCTAAATAGGCAAGGAAGAAATTTCTGCTTATAGAATCAAAGCGATCAAAAGATGGAACTGGTGCAAAGCGTGTAGTGAGTATGCACAGCACAGATACGGCAATGATATATAAAACGGAGAAAATCATAAGCAGTCTATGGTTTGAGTATCGATAATGGTCAGGTACCGTTGAAAGACAAATACTACGATATACGTAGTATCTAGGATAGCAAATAATTACGATTCTCGTAGTTCTTATATGTATTGAGAACTGCGCGATGAGCAATGCCAATGAAATATGGGGGCGCCGCCTCAAGGAAGCGCGTATTGCCGCTGGCTTGTCACAGAAGCAGCTGGGAATCCAGGCCGGGTTAGATCAATTCGTAGCCAGCCCTCGAATTAATCGCTATGAACTCGGCGTTCATAAGGCCGATTACAGAATTGCTCAGAATTTGGCAAAGATACTGGATGTGCCTACCGGGTATTTTTATACGGAGGAAGATAATCTTGCCGAGCTGATGTTGTCTTTTCATCGGCTTCCGGCGAAGAAAAGAAATGATGTGATCAAGCTTGCCCGCGCGCTCAGTCCAGCTGGCCAGTAAAAATCCGCACCGGAACGTGGCTTCATATCCTGGAAGACGAAAGATTTGATCTTGGAAAACGCATATGATCGTCGAATTTACCTGCTAGCGCCAAATGACCAGCGATGGCGCATTGATTGGTTCGGCGCCGTAACCTACGTGGAGCGCTATCGACGCGAGAGCCAACCCCTCATTGAAGTGCAGATTTCAGAAGTGCCCAGTGGGGCCAATACCAATGATTTGTTTTGTCTGAAGAACGACCAATGGCCAACCACCAGGACCGTCAGGCTGCCAGTCGGATTTCTTCCGTTGCTAAGAATAGGAGATATTTGGCAGGACGGCTGACGAATTGATAGCCCCGACTATGACATAGCGCATTTTGACGGCTTGTGGATTAGTCGGAATGAGAAGACCCCAACTAAGGCAGGCCATAACGATGACGAAGAGCATGCTTTATATCTTCCTCTTTCTCACCATCCCTAGAGGATTAAGAACCCCGACGAGAGGGAGGAGAGTTGTTAGGTTTGCTGCGCACAGTATCACCTGACTGCGGCACCTGATACTCGTATCCATTTTTCAAGAGGTCAAGACCGTCCATGAAATAGGTGTCAACATACTCGGGCTTTAGTATCAACGTCCCAGACTCGTCACGCGGTTTATCTTTTGGGTCCCCTCGGAAGGATAGCCAGTTGAAACTCGTCGAGACTGCAAACTTGTTATCCGAAATAAGCAGCTTGCGGTGCGTATTCCCGACAAAAGTGAACGTAAAGTTGGGAAAACGACGAACTAATCCATCCAATTCGCGTTTTGCCTGTTGGGTGATGGGTGGCTTCTGTTTCGCCGGGTCGACCGCTCTGCCTCGGGCTTGCTCTTCGACCAACCCATAGCCGATATAAACTTTGACGCCATTGCGAAGCAGTGACTCCAATGACGTGACGAATTCCTTGTTCACTACCTGGTCACGAATCCATGGTGACACAATGAGCAGGCGACTTTTGCTCGAGAGAAGAGCCTTCTTCAGCAAAGGTTGATGCTCGTGGCATCGGATTGTCTTAAGGGTTGGAGAGTTTTGGAGCTGCATCCGCCCGTCACCAACATCTTGGCTCCCGACGTTCTTCGAGGCGGTAACGCCTGATGCGTCATAGTTTACAAACTTTACGATAGAGCTAGTCGAATCGTCCGTTAGTTGTTCGGGTAGATGAATATCCCGGCTGAGGTCGCTCGCATCAATGTCGGTTGTCCGTGGCAACTCGGGGGGCGCAAGCACGTGATTGGCACCAACTTGCTCGGGGCCGCCGATGTCTCGAAATGCGCTTTCGTGTTCAGATGAGAAACCGTCATCTCTGAAAAAGGCCACGTGAACGTCGTTGCCACCAATTGATTTGTAGTACAACAAAATACAGGGCAAAAAAAACATCTCTCGACGCTCAATACGTCGTAATAACAACAACTCCCCCGCGTCTTCGCCCGGTCTGCGAAGGCGGTCAAGTGCTCTATCAATATCTTGCAGGGGTACGTCCTCTACCTCCGGCCGCCTTGAACCACACAATGGCACCTCCAACCAGCCGTTTTCTTTTGCCTCCCTAGGCTTGAATAGAGCTGAGGGTTGTACATGGATGATCCGCTTGAGTAATGGGTCGAATGTGAGTTTGACGATTCGCTCTTGAGGTACAACCATGCGGCAATCAGTCAATGCAAAGCGCCCTTTTACCGTCAACGTGACGGAAGCAGACTTTTCTCCGATGCCGCGACTGTAACTGATATGTTCGTTACCATTTAGCCCGGCCATTACCGTCGTCAGAAGATTCAGTGACAAACCAAGAAACGCACTGATGTCCTCGGGTGTCTTTAGGCCAGCGTCCACTGCTCGAAGGAAGCCCTCTTCGATTGGGCTGAGATGCTTTTTTTCCAATGTGAGCACTCGCGCGGTCAACACGTAAACGGGCAATGCTGCTTCCTTGAATGATGCTAGCGAGTATCCGGGGCGCGCATGAGCGGCTTGTTCAAGTACGTCATCCAGGTTCATGCTGGTAACTCCTCA comes from Collimonas pratensis and encodes:
- a CDS encoding phosphoadenosine phosphosulfate reductase family protein; amino-acid sequence: MTEKSSSSAVTWPEDPKLVRHILSLSGGKDSAALAVYLRDRVGNIEYIFHDTGKELPDTYEYLERLEGYLGQKIVRTTFGTTFDHILRIKGGMLPSTHRRWCTDLMKLKPFENYIGDDFCINYVGIRADEDRVGYISHKPNIRAVFPFREDGIAYEGVQRILEESGLGMPPYTEWGRTRSGCFFCFYQQKIEWVRLKKRYPDLYEEAKSYEKPNHINGNVFYWCGNESLTELEKPERMALIESNWNKSQERLGKQQFNLSLAQTLGGLKVEPQRREGCLICQL
- a CDS encoding DUF4007 family protein, whose amino-acid sequence is MSKILTNTEISIARPVVEKDVRFRFSGHQSFSLRIAWLPKAIREIYEGRDPLTDIDHGITSMGLGKNMVESLRCWIEAFQVAKKQESGWALTQIGELVFSPNDGQDPYLEDHSSSWLLHWLICSNAQYSLFAWECLFNRWSTTEFSATDVIEAFRREFVQDNKEASIVTLKQHWDVLLHSYRPPRINKGEDHLDSALSVLGLIREVGERQNASGKWESLYTFDIGQKASIPQQLFAFFIHDWWNRKFPAEKTVSLQELVSGEHSPGRLLKMQEKEVLQRVENLSRIQPKIFQLTESANVRLLQRLNAHSGYEALTAAYKNPIFL
- a CDS encoding toxin-antitoxin system HicB family antitoxin — protein: MHKVKSPPLKIGTDIASAKTLFLRIPPELHAALVVAAGGEQQKRGERVSVNWLAAKILAKAMDLDVIE
- a CDS encoding 3'-5' exoribonuclease, with translation MTLKIFLDTEFTDFIRPHLISIGMVTDSGDEFYAEIPYPESECSDFVRETVIPLLGRFSDAIYSKEDLSVRLRIWLELVRAQRDHIEICVDSQTDWDLLINALEYQVPKWCRQTFVGNSIDELVRCDFYRTNKLPEHHALYDAMANRKAFR
- a CDS encoding metallophosphoesterase translates to MKIQIASDLHLEFLEQRFPDYRVIEHSEADVLVIAGDIHRNTKAISAFADWPVPVIYVRGNHEAYKEKYFDLVDEMENFEACGNVHYLERKEYILNDVRFLGCCLWTDYRVDPSNPLTAMREAERNLNDHKVIRGRHGRFTAQDALKIHQKSRLWLEEKLDEKFDGRTVVVTHHGPHPNSIHPRFAGTLLNAAFVSDLTPLIEKVDLWIHGHVHDNFDYEIGGTRVVANPRGYPVNVRTASHVAQLEWENEAFDPALVIEI
- a CDS encoding HAD domain-containing protein, which produces MILFLDFDGVLHPDAVFLIGGHPILARGGQTFMWAQPLIDLLVPFPEISIVLSTPWVRHLGFPRAKAALPERLRTRVIGSTWHSVMGPNSRSMNSDNEDWYDKVTRYEHIARFITHADLYGEDWIVIDHSEDGWPKEQRYRLVKTDRKKGLSCPELFEGLKTRLAEIYLGHADPNIGGKARVLLQLEANIEV
- a CDS encoding helix-turn-helix domain-containing protein encodes the protein MSNANEIWGRRLKEARIAAGLSQKQLGIQAGLDQFVASPRINRYELGVHKADYRIAQNLAKILDVPTGYFYTEEDNLAELMLSFHRLPAKKRNDVIKLARALSPAGQ